TCGTTGGGGCGGGCGTTCCAGTAATCGATGGCCGGGTGTTCGGAGGGGAGGATGCGCAGTTCGTCGATCAGGGATGGGCGCCGCGACTGGGCGAACGCGGTGGCGGCGACGGCGAAGAGGAGCAAGGGGCGCATATTGTGATATCTGGATCTAGATGTCCAGTTTAAGCGAGCCGAACACGTCGCGCAACTCAGCCCGGTCACGAGCCGTCAATCGATGATGCCGTTTCGAACGGCGAAGCGGACGAGCTCACCGGTGGAGTGGAGGTTGAGCTTCTCCATGATGCGGCCTCGGTGCGCCTCCACGGTGTAGACGCTGAGGTTCAGGGCCTGGGCGATTTCCTTGTTGGTCTTGCCCTCGGCGACCCACTGCAGCACCTCGCGCTCGCGGCTGGTGAGCAGGTCGAGGGGGTCGGTGACGTGCTTGCGGTAGTCGTTCAGCACGGCGTCGGCGACGCCGGGGCTGAGGAAGCCCTCGCCGCGGGAGACGGCGCGGACGGCGGCCAGGAGATCGTCTTCGCTCGAATCCTTGAGCAGATAGCCCTTGGCGCCGGCGCGCAGGATTTCCCGGACGTAGACGGAATCCTTGTGCATGGAAAGCGCGAGCACGCGCGTGCGCGGCGCG
This DNA window, taken from Bryobacteraceae bacterium, encodes the following:
- a CDS encoding response regulator transcription factor; its protein translation is MLADDHAVVRNGFRMILNSQEDLEVVGEASNGREAVELATQLLPDLVVMDVTMPELNGIEATRRICESAPRTRVLALSMHKDSVYVREILRAGAKGYLLKDSSEDDLLAAVRAVSRGEGFLSPGVADAVLNDYRKHVTDPLDLLTSREREVLQWVAEGKTNKEIAQALNLSVYTVEAHRGRIMEKLNLHSTGELVRFAVRNGIID